One Tripterygium wilfordii isolate XIE 37 chromosome 10, ASM1340144v1, whole genome shotgun sequence DNA segment encodes these proteins:
- the LOC120006902 gene encoding transcription factor bHLH62-like, producing MENEYFINAGIPPSVPLQFGASSATQMPNWQSLSSAMEMQATELNCSTEAVPDYFLHFESALSSMVSSPAASNSNNLSNESFVIRELIGKLGNIGGNSSEISPHSQPPLAYMGNNSTNTSCYSTPLNSPPKLNLPTENIPSLAKPMVLNSTIAGFTADPGFAERAAKFSCFGSRSFNGRTTQLGLNKTELASRSIPNPIAVNIKLPRVLSSPSLNAVGSQLGNKNSSPHDGIESRNTSSPEASTVSEQAPIGESGLKATNDSNSRKRKAAPKGKAKEPSQSPSNNASKVTEANNESNSKRIKTNEGNGNAKAEEEDKQTKSAEPPKDYIHVRARRGQATDSHSLAERVRREKISERMKLLQDLVPGCNKVTGKALMLDEIINYVQSLQRKVEFLSMKLASVDTRVDVNMDSILSMDVFKSNTCLLNPIFPLDSSASAFFDQQNPTVAALHNTNISNGTMSPLDSALCRNINMQLTSLDGFNDSGAQFSTFSEDDLQTIVQMGFGQNPNKESTLLSQSFLDSNQASNMKTEF from the exons ATGGAGAATGAGTACTTTATAAATGCAGGAATCCCACCATCAGTGCCATTGCAGTTTGGGGCATCTTCAGCAACCCAAATGCCCAATTGGCAGTCATTGTCATCTGCCATGGAAATGCAAGCTACAGAGCTGAATTGCTCAACAGAGGCGGTTCCTGATTACTTTCTCCATTTTGAGTCTGCTTTGAGTTCAATGGTGTCATCACCAGCTGCGTCCAATTCCAATAATCTCTCCAATGAGAGCTTTGTGATCAGGGAATTGATTGGGAAATTGGGTAACATTGGAGGGAATTCTAGTGAGATCTCACCACATTCACAGCCCCCTTTGGCATATATGGGTAATAACAGTACCAACACTTCATGTTACAGTACGCCATTGAATTCCCCTCCAAAGCTCAATTTGCCAACTGAGAACATACCCAGTTTGGCAAAACCCATGGTGTTGAATTCTACAATTGCAGGTTTCACAGCTGACCCTGGGTTCGCTGAGAGAGCTGCCAAGTTCTCTTGCTTTGGTAGCAGAAGCTTCAATGGCAGAACAACCCAATTAGGGCTAAACAAAACCGAATTAGCCTCTAGATCTATTCCCAATCCAATTGCAGTGAACATTAAACTACCGCGGGTTTTGAGCAGTCCTTCACTCAACGCAGTCGGATCTCAATTGGGAAACAAGAATTCGTCACCACACGATGGAATTGAGTCGAGAAATACTTCCTCCCCTGAAGCCTCGACAGTCTCCGAGCAGGCTCCGATTGGGGAAAGTGGGCTTAAGGCCACCAATGATTCCAATTCCAGGAAAAGAAAAGCAGCTCCAAAAGGAAAAGCGAAGGAACCTTCGCAATCCCCATCAAACAATGCTTCAAAG GTGACTGAAGCCAATAATGAGTCCAATTCAAAGCGAATCAAGACCAATGAAGGCAATGGTAATGCTAAAGCAGAGGAGGAGGATAAGCAGACAAAGTCTGCAGAGCCTCCTAAGGACTATATTCATGTTAGAGCAAGAAGAGGTCAAGCCACTGATAGTCATAGTCTTGCAGAAAGA GTTCGCAGAGAGAAAATTAGTGAAAGAATGAAGCTTCTTCAAGATCTTGTTCCAGGTTGCAACAAG GTCACTGGGAAAGCTCTTATGCTTGATGAGATTATAAACTATGTCCAATCACTGCAAAGAAAAGTTGag TTCCTTTCGATGAAGTTAGCGTCTGTCGATACCAGGGTGGATGTTAATATGGATAGCATATTGTCAATGGAT GTATTCAAATCAAACACTTGTTTGCTAAACCCTATATTCCCATTAGATTCCTCGGCATCGGCCTTTTTCGACCAACAGAATCCAACAGTAGCAGCTCTGCATAACACCAACATCTCTAATGGGACAATGTCCCCACTTGATTCTGCATTATGCAGAAATATTAACATGCAATTAACATCACTTGATGGATTTAATGATAGCGGAGCGCAG TTTTCAACATTCAGTGAGGATGACTTGCAAACAATTGTGCAAATGGGTTTTGGCCAGAACCCTAATAAGGAATCTACATTGCTCTCACAAAGCTTCCTTG ATTCAAACCAAGCATCCAACATGAAAACTGAGTTCTAA